One window from the genome of Oncorhynchus masou masou isolate Uvic2021 unplaced genomic scaffold, UVic_Omas_1.1 unplaced_scaffold_1993, whole genome shotgun sequence encodes:
- the LOC135532706 gene encoding intermembrane lipid transfer protein VPS13B-like has protein sequence MTCQEHLGVTCVTLNEDPCPHMVIHNQTPLSMLLRENVKEPPRTEVYCRPLPANSSLHHGLYHHFSSFPACRQREPLPTVRLKTSPDPNSLPPGDLQASPEWSDPVDINCPGTQVVFLPGFGCLYIDVVHQDGTIILPWHQRAATSNRKLAFRVLLSEASVSLSDDITSRSGSVELLRLTLSKLLLNLCPARLGDSGMGAGHRRDGRGLSGRSPLCQPAGG, from the exons ATGACGTGTCAGGAACACCTGGGCGTCACCTGCGTGACGCTGAACGAGGACCCCTGTCCTCACATGGTCATCCACAATCAGACCCCTCTCTCTATGCTGCTCAGGGAGAATGTCAAGG AACCCCCCAGGACAGAGGTGTACTGCCGCCCCCTCCCTGCCAACTCCTCCCTCCACCATGGCCTCTACCACCACTTCTCCAGCTTCCCCGcctgcagacagagagagcctcTACCGACCGTGCGGCTGAAGACCAGTCCTGACCCCAACAGTCTGCCGCCCGGCGACCTGCAGGCGTCTCCGGAGTGGAGCGACCCCGTGGACATCAACTGCCCCGGCACACAG GTGGTTTTCCTACCAGGGTTTGGCTGTCTCTACATAGATGTCGTCCATCAGGATGGCACAATCATCCTGCCCTGGCACCAGAGGGCAGC GACGTCCAATCGGAAGCTGGCGTTCAGGGTGTTGCTGAGCGAGGCCAGTGTGTCGCTGAGTGATGACATCACCAGTCGTTCGGGTTCCGTGGAGCTCTTGAGGCTGACTCTGTCCAAGCTGCTACTGAACCTGTGTCCTGCCCGTCTGGGTGACTCTGGCATGGGGGCTGGTCACCGCCGGGATGGGAGAGGCCTGTCTGGTCGAAGTCCACTGTGCCAGCCTGCAG GTGGATAA